The following coding sequences lie in one Rickettsiella endosymbiont of Rhagonycha lignosa genomic window:
- a CDS encoding methionine ABC transporter ATP-binding protein: MIKLINISKIYNSLVAPIYALRDINLTICPGEIFGIVGQSGAGKSTLVRCINLLERPSLGQVWIAEQELTSMKAADLRLVRRQIGMIFQQFNLLAAKTVYENIALPLKFAHYSPSKIHATIAPLLHLTGLSDKQHAYPAQLSGGQKQRVAIARALASQPKVLLCDEATSALDPQTTQTILQLLKDINQRLGITIVLITHQVDVVKSICDRVALLDQGSILEVADVVSFFTAPKADLAKKFVSLSLKHELPPLLQKRLSMQKKLNSHAVLRIIFQGQAAAEPLIAHVMREMGIHLNILQANIECLKQTILGIMVVEVMGDQTPLPLGIDYLTDKGLHVEIMGYVDESIV, translated from the coding sequence ATGATAAAACTTATTAATATCTCAAAAATTTATAATAGTTTAGTCGCGCCTATCTATGCTCTACGCGACATAAACCTGACTATTTGTCCAGGAGAAATATTTGGTATTGTGGGTCAAAGTGGTGCCGGCAAAAGTACGTTAGTGCGCTGTATCAATCTTTTAGAACGTCCTAGCTTAGGACAAGTCTGGATAGCTGAACAAGAATTAACCTCAATGAAAGCCGCTGATTTACGCTTAGTGCGACGTCAGATAGGTATGATATTTCAACAATTTAATTTACTTGCAGCCAAAACAGTGTATGAAAATATTGCCTTACCGTTAAAGTTTGCACATTATTCGCCATCGAAAATCCACGCGACGATTGCTCCTTTGTTACACCTTACTGGCTTAAGTGATAAACAACACGCTTATCCAGCACAGCTTAGTGGTGGACAAAAACAACGTGTTGCTATTGCACGCGCACTTGCCAGCCAACCCAAGGTATTACTTTGTGATGAAGCGACATCGGCGCTCGATCCACAGACTACACAAACGATTCTCCAATTATTAAAGGATATTAACCAGCGTTTAGGGATTACCATCGTATTAATTACGCATCAAGTTGATGTTGTAAAAAGTATCTGCGACCGTGTTGCATTACTGGATCAAGGGTCGATCCTTGAAGTCGCTGATGTGGTCAGTTTTTTTACGGCACCAAAAGCTGATTTAGCCAAGAAATTTGTGAGTTTATCGTTAAAACATGAACTCCCCCCTTTATTACAAAAACGACTCAGTATGCAAAAAAAACTAAATAGCCATGCAGTTCTTCGGATCATATTTCAGGGACAAGCCGCGGCAGAACCTTTAATAGCCCATGTGATGCGTGAAATGGGTATTCATCTGAATATCTTACAAGCCAATATTGAATGTCTTAAACAAACAATTTTAGGTATCATGGTAGTTGAGGTCATGGGTGATCAAACTCCCTTACCTTTAGGTATCGATTATTTAACTGATAAAGGACTTCATGTAGAGATTATGGGCTATGTCGACGAATCTATTGTTTGA
- a CDS encoding response regulator, whose amino-acid sequence MSNLEKQPALKERSALLIEDDIFCQKVQSHCLSELGYTVEVVSDAETAINHIEQYVYNLIVLDLGLPDQSGELVIRATRELETNHRTPLIVATAHADGPMQQKCLYLGADVVFIKPFNKQTLARAIDFCHSRIEKLSRFN is encoded by the coding sequence ATGAGCAATCTAGAAAAACAACCCGCCTTAAAAGAACGTTCTGCTTTATTGATCGAGGATGATATTTTTTGCCAAAAAGTTCAAAGTCATTGTCTTTCTGAATTGGGATATACCGTCGAAGTCGTGTCCGATGCTGAAACAGCGATTAATCACATAGAGCAGTATGTTTATAATCTTATCGTGTTAGATTTGGGATTGCCTGATCAATCCGGTGAGTTAGTCATTCGCGCAACACGTGAGCTTGAGACCAATCATCGAACACCCCTTATTGTTGCTACGGCTCATGCCGATGGTCCTATGCAGCAAAAGTGTCTCTATTTGGGTGCCGATGTGGTATTTATTAAACCGTTTAACAAGCAAACCTTAGCGAGAGCGATTGATTTTTGTCATTCTCGAATCGAAAAATTATCTCGATTTAATTAA